The following coding sequences lie in one Candidatus Eremiobacterota bacterium genomic window:
- a CDS encoding peptidase S8 has protein sequence MNASFRLVAPLVSAVVLSACSGGSSNIPGATSAPAAQRHSIAMPDWEAKGLARRACETSRRGEAQCLALIQSKGGLDPAIAGWAPADIEARYNLPSSTNGSGQIVAVVDALDEPNASSDLATYRNEFGLGTANFTKYNQTGQMQNYPVSCASRYGGGWCVEEDLDIEMVSAACPKCTIYLIEANSQNPSDLETAEAEAVTLGAHIISNSWYCNGVGCASPSYFESPGVEYLFASGDDGYGVYEEPAVFGSVVSVGGTVLSKSGSTYSETAWDGSGSDCATNIAKPSWQHDPDCTGRTEADISAVAWQLAEYDSNEGGWFTVGGTSAAAPINAGVFGLAGNASSQNAAEKFWTLKKHKYKKDLHDITSGSNGNCGNYLCIAGKGYDGPTGWGTPNGIGAY, from the coding sequence ATGAACGCATCTTTCAGACTCGTCGCGCCGCTCGTTTCAGCCGTCGTTCTCTCGGCATGCAGCGGTGGCAGCTCCAACATCCCTGGAGCCACGAGCGCGCCGGCCGCGCAACGACATTCTATCGCCATGCCGGATTGGGAGGCCAAGGGCCTCGCGAGGCGCGCCTGCGAAACGTCGCGCCGCGGCGAAGCGCAATGTTTAGCCCTGATCCAGTCGAAAGGCGGGCTCGACCCCGCGATCGCGGGTTGGGCACCCGCCGATATAGAGGCGCGCTACAATCTCCCGTCCTCGACGAATGGATCGGGGCAGATCGTCGCGGTGGTCGACGCCTTAGACGAACCGAACGCGAGCTCGGACTTGGCGACATATCGCAATGAGTTCGGTCTCGGCACCGCAAATTTCACAAAGTATAATCAAACCGGGCAGATGCAAAACTACCCGGTCAGCTGCGCGTCACGTTATGGTGGCGGCTGGTGCGTCGAAGAAGATCTCGACATCGAAATGGTTTCGGCGGCCTGCCCGAAGTGCACGATCTATCTAATCGAAGCCAACAGTCAGAACCCGAGCGATCTCGAGACAGCCGAGGCCGAAGCCGTGACGCTTGGCGCACATATTATCAGCAATAGCTGGTATTGCAACGGCGTCGGCTGCGCCAGCCCGTCGTATTTCGAGAGCCCCGGCGTCGAATATCTTTTCGCGTCGGGTGACGATGGTTACGGCGTCTACGAAGAGCCGGCGGTTTTCGGCAGCGTCGTTTCGGTTGGCGGAACGGTGCTATCGAAGAGCGGCTCGACGTATTCCGAAACGGCCTGGGATGGCTCCGGCTCGGATTGCGCGACCAATATTGCGAAGCCGTCGTGGCAGCACGATCCCGATTGCACCGGGCGAACCGAAGCCGATATATCGGCCGTTGCCTGGCAGCTCGCTGAGTACGACAGTAACGAAGGCGGCTGGTTTACCGTTGGCGGGACGAGTGCGGCCGCGCCGATCAACGCGGGAGTCTTTGGGCTTGCCGGAAACGCCAGCAGTCAGAACGCTGCCGAAAAGTTCTGGACGCTCAAGAAGCACAAGTACAAGAAGGATCTGCACGATATCACGAGCGGGAGCAACGGAAACTGCGGCAACTACCTTTGTATTGCGGGCAAAGGCTACGACGGGCCGACTGGATGGGGAACGCCGAACGGCATCGGCGCGTACTAA
- a CDS encoding peptidylprolyl isomerase: MTHDAPQRSEIDRYVERARRSRARISTSHGDIVFDFFADDAPMHSAAFMKLAEAGFYDGLRFHRVEPGFVVQGGDPKGDGTGGPGYHLKAEFSNRPHVRGTVAMARSSKPDSAGSQFYICLDDARFLDGQYTVFGQMTDGFDALDAIKRGDAMTSVSIEPRVTSPPEG, encoded by the coding sequence ATGACGCATGATGCACCGCAACGGTCAGAGATCGATCGTTACGTCGAACGGGCTCGACGTTCGCGCGCGCGGATTTCGACGTCGCATGGTGACATCGTCTTCGATTTTTTTGCTGACGATGCACCGATGCACTCGGCGGCTTTTATGAAGCTTGCCGAGGCGGGCTTTTACGATGGGCTACGCTTTCATCGCGTCGAACCGGGCTTCGTCGTGCAAGGCGGCGATCCGAAAGGCGATGGAACGGGAGGTCCGGGGTACCATCTCAAAGCTGAGTTTAGCAATCGCCCGCATGTGCGTGGAACCGTAGCAATGGCGCGGTCCTCCAAACCTGACTCGGCTGGATCTCAATTCTACATCTGCCTAGACGACGCGCGCTTCCTCGACGGCCAGTATACGGTCTTCGGTCAGATGACCGACGGCTTCGACGCGCTCGATGCGATCAAACGCGGTGACGCAATGACGAGCGTATCCATCGAACCTCGCGTCACCTCCCCGCCGGAGGGCTAG
- a CDS encoding NAD(P)-binding domain-containing protein — protein sequence MRHFDEDGVACRLEWDELIAAMECVLAEFSRGNLVQPVRSIITVEERQRYVGIMPAVVGEVMGLKFVTFYPINSNRGIPTHHATIVLYDTQSGNPIATMDGRLITEMRTAAVSAAATKYLASPDSHALALLGSGVQARSHLAALSRVRRFSDVRVWSQTFAHAQRFAREYGVRAVDSAEEAVRGADVVVTATGAREPVLRGAWLKPGAHVNAIGSARPDWRELDDVAMRNVVFVDSREAAATEAGDVILAKAEIFAEIGELFAGLKEAPPPAATTVFKSLGLGCEDIAAAKLVAFKTLDDAVE from the coding sequence ATGCGGCACTTTGATGAAGACGGCGTCGCTTGTCGACTCGAGTGGGATGAGCTCATCGCCGCAATGGAGTGCGTGCTCGCAGAATTTTCTCGTGGCAACCTTGTTCAGCCGGTTCGATCGATTATTACCGTCGAGGAGCGCCAACGTTACGTCGGCATCATGCCCGCCGTGGTGGGCGAGGTCATGGGGCTGAAGTTCGTGACGTTCTATCCCATCAATTCCAACCGTGGCATCCCAACGCATCATGCGACGATCGTGCTCTACGATACGCAAAGCGGGAATCCGATCGCGACGATGGATGGCCGGCTTATCACAGAGATGCGAACGGCGGCTGTCTCGGCTGCCGCGACGAAGTACCTGGCATCGCCCGACAGCCATGCCCTAGCCCTGCTCGGAAGTGGCGTTCAGGCGCGTTCGCATCTGGCGGCGCTCTCGCGCGTGCGGCGCTTCTCCGACGTGCGCGTCTGGAGCCAAACCTTTGCGCACGCCCAGCGCTTCGCGAGGGAGTACGGTGTGCGGGCGGTAGACTCGGCGGAAGAAGCAGTGCGAGGCGCGGACGTCGTCGTAACGGCGACGGGCGCGCGTGAGCCCGTGCTTCGCGGGGCTTGGCTCAAACCGGGCGCGCACGTCAATGCAATCGGCTCGGCACGCCCCGATTGGCGAGAACTCGACGACGTCGCGATGCGCAACGTGGTCTTCGTTGATTCGCGCGAGGCCGCCGCGACGGAAGCGGGTGACGTCATCCTTGCTAAGGCGGAAATTTTTGCGGAGATCGGCGAGCTCTTCGCGGGCCTCAAGGAAGCGCCGCCGCCCGCCGCGACGACCGTCTTCAAGTCGCTCGGGCTCGGCTGCGAAGACATTGCGGCGGCCAAACTGGTCGCGTTTAAAACCCTGGACGATGCGGTAGAATAA